From one Ignavibacteria bacterium genomic stretch:
- a CDS encoding helix-turn-helix transcriptional regulator: MDELFKIFKVDKTEATKISASPDEPHQHNFEELIIGIEGELEHFIDFNTNILDAPLVSFVTKCKVHRVIPKLKNGKCDMWVIRFKSEFIPEITFQLYASFHNHATLKLPSGDCFKRLVSICEIIDQEMQQENPDLSVVRHLLSALFIMIESEKNKITPQSNGLATTQNTTLHNFLKILEENYHRPEGVDFYAEKLFMSARNLNLICKNILNQTVSELIEIRKLIEAKNQLTHSDKHISEIGFDLGFNDKAYFTNVFKKRSGQTPSEFREEMKKLFS, encoded by the coding sequence ATGGATGAACTTTTCAAAATATTTAAAGTAGACAAGACAGAAGCAACCAAAATAAGTGCTTCACCTGACGAACCACATCAACACAATTTTGAAGAGTTGATTATTGGTATTGAAGGAGAATTGGAACATTTTATTGATTTTAACACCAATATCCTTGATGCCCCACTGGTAAGCTTTGTTACAAAATGTAAGGTTCACCGTGTAATCCCGAAATTGAAAAACGGAAAGTGCGATATGTGGGTGATTCGGTTTAAAAGCGAGTTTATTCCTGAAATCACTTTCCAGCTTTACGCTTCCTTTCACAACCACGCAACGCTAAAACTGCCAAGTGGAGATTGTTTCAAGCGGTTGGTTTCGATTTGCGAAATTATTGACCAAGAAATGCAACAGGAAAATCCTGACCTGAGTGTGGTGCGGCATCTGCTCAGTGCTTTATTCATTATGATTGAATCGGAAAAGAATAAAATAACACCCCAATCCAACGGATTGGCAACAACACAAAACACAACCCTGCACAACTTTTTAAAAATCCTTGAAGAAAATTACCACAGACCGGAAGGAGTTGACTTTTATGCCGAGAAATTATTTATGTCGGCAAGAAATCTAAATCTGATTTGCAAAAATATTCTTAACCAAACGGTTAGTGAACTCATTGAAATCCGAAAATTGATTGAGGCCAAAAATCAGTTGACCCACAGCGACAAGCACATTTCTGAAATCGGATTTGATTTGGGGTTTAACGACAAAGCGTACTTCACCAACGTGTTTAAAAAAAGAAGCGGACAAACTCCTTCGGAATTTCGGGAAGAGATGAAAAAGCTCTTTTCCTGA
- a CDS encoding tetratricopeptide repeat protein, producing MRNILTFVITFFTLTAFGQQMTLEQWNEEAKTNIRLLPKYGHAVKTEAQNKSDQEFIETALKQDSTNRKASDHLISLGFKYLYRDIKTAMYRFNQAYLLDSTNTDIYWGFGAVYMTLGDYSKAEKQYLEGLAINPDNTHLLTDYGTYFMAQYYGLQPIDKKGALTNLEKAIDYLTKSYNLDPKDQNTTFKLSICYWNKGDCDNAWKYYDICKELGGQPITEDYTKDLMKKCKRKK from the coding sequence ATGAGAAACATTCTAACATTTGTAATTACATTTTTTACATTGACTGCATTTGGACAACAAATGACTTTGGAACAATGGAACGAAGAAGCAAAAACTAACATTCGACTTTTACCAAAGTATGGACACGCAGTAAAAACCGAAGCTCAAAATAAATCAGACCAAGAGTTTATTGAAACTGCACTCAAGCAAGATTCTACCAATAGAAAAGCGTCTGACCACTTGATAAGTTTAGGCTTTAAATATCTATATCGAGATATAAAAACTGCAATGTATCGCTTTAATCAAGCGTACTTACTTGACTCGACAAATACGGACATTTATTGGGGATTTGGTGCTGTTTATATGACTTTAGGAGACTACTCAAAAGCTGAAAAACAGTATTTAGAAGGACTTGCAATTAATCCGGACAACACTCACCTTTTGACAGATTACGGGACTTATTTTATGGCTCAATATTATGGACTGCAACCAATAGACAAAAAAGGTGCCTTGACAAATTTAGAAAAGGCAATTGACTATTTGACCAAATCATATAACCTTGACCCGAAAGACCAAAACACGACTTTTAAACTTTCAATTTGTTATTGGAACAAAGGAGACTGTGACAACGCTTGGAAATATTATGACATTTGTAAAGAACTCGGTGGACAACCAATTACCGAAGACTACACTAAAGACCTGATGAAAAAATGCAAGCGGAAGAAATAA